One Candidatus Korarchaeota archaeon NZ13-K genomic window, TCGGAGGCTATCTCAAGTATTTCGGAGAAGGATAGAGGGTTCTCAAAGTAAAAGTCCCCAATTCTCCTCAGATTCCTGAGATATGGGCAGCTCTCCTTCCTGAGCCTGCACAGATTGCTCACACCCTCGTTGCTGCTTATCCCCATCCTCCTGGCAAGGAGGCACATGTCCCTTTTTCCCCTGAAAGAAATTCCAAAAACACTCTTCCTCCTACTTATCACCTTTAGTTCCTCTATTGGCCTATCTGTCTCATTTCCGGTTCTTACGGCCCATATTATCCTGCCCCCTTCCTCAGCCGCGTCCAGCAGCGCTGAGAGAACAACAGGCGTCTTACCGAAGCCAGTGGGCGCTTGGAGGCAGAAGTGCTTCCCCTCCTCGGCGGCCCTCCTCACGGCCTCCATGACCTCCTCCTGATGTCTCCTAGGAGTGTAGGGGAAGTGCCTCATGCTCCTCTATCCCATCCACCTCTCGACCCCTCGGAATAGCTTCATTAATAAAACTAGTTGGGTCGAGGATCAGTCATGAGCCTCAGGATGGGCGCCTTGGTGAGCTGGATGAAACCCGGGCTCTCGGGCAGGGTTCCGGCAAGCCCGACGAAGGGATCCTCAGGTTATTGCGTTGATTCAGCTAAAATATGCGATCCTGTGCCCTTGGAGGCCCTCTAATAACGAGAGGGTCCCCGAGGAGAGGTGAAGCTGAGCGGTCATCGTGCTGATCAATACCCTGAGGGTTCCATGTTCAATCAGATAGCCAGTAGCTCATCGATCTCCGGAGCTCCTCCAAGCAGTCGAATTCGGCATCTCGGGACCAGAATTGTTGTAGCGATGAGCCAGCGTCCCTCGGGCAGAGGAGTACGTTGAGCTGGCTTTTAAGGCTGCCGTCAGGGTTCTGAATGCGTTGAGATACCGGGAGCTGAATCCGGCGAACTTTATATCGATACCTTGTCCCTATGAGGGATGGATCCGGATGTGGAGGTGTTCCCCTACGGGGTCATGATAAACGGCGCTCTGGTGGTCGCGGACCTTCACCTGGGATACGAGGATGCTCTCAGGGAGAGGGGCGTCGAGCTGCCCTACGAGCAGTACAGCTGGGTGAAGAGGGAGATAGTGAGCTACGTTGAGGGGCGAGGACCTGATGTGGTAGTGCTGGGCGGGGACGTGAAGCACGAGTTCAGCGGGGCCCTGAGTCAGGAGTGGAGGGAAGTCTTGGATCTGATAAGCACACTCAAGGGCTTAGGGGTTAAAATAGAGGTTGTGAGGGGGAATCATGACAACTTCCTGATCCCGATACTCAGGAGGGAGGGGATAGATGTGAGGGATCCGTGCCTCAAGCTGGGGGACTTGCTGGTGATTCACGGTCACATCGAGCCGATGATACCCGAGGACATCGAGCTGATAGTGATGGGACACGAGCATCCCGCTATAACGTTGAGGGATGAG contains:
- a CDS encoding phosphoesterase, with the protein product MDPDVEVFPYGVMINGALVVADLHLGYEDALRERGVELPYEQYSWVKREIVSYVEGRGPDVVVLGGDVKHEFSGALSQEWREVLDLISTLKGLGVKIEVVRGNHDNFLIPILRREGIDVRDPCLKLGDLLVIHGHIEPMIPEDIELIVMGHEHPAITLRDEIGASQKFKVFLDGEYMGARLLVIPAISPLAPGTDLLSVSRRDLLSPILRKVDLDEFRVIVADKDVGVENLGPLGTIRMATRLI